The following proteins are encoded in a genomic region of Necator americanus strain Aroian chromosome II, whole genome shotgun sequence:
- a CDS encoding hypothetical protein (NECATOR_CHRII.G7278.T2): MLALKRLQSQYRSFQTKPTLWKTYTATFTDYLEQGIIEEVDEHQFDDHRVYYIPHQAVIKETSATTKLRVVFDASSHYRGAPSLNDCLHSGPAILPDMVGILLRSRLTPYLLIADVEKAFLQIRLQRNQRDATRFLWLRNPNLPPTADNLRIFRFTRVPFGITASPFLLAASILYYLHLEPSKPLHKEIEDNIYVDNILLSASSERQAIKKYRSSKSLFNSMHMNLREFLCNSNTVNQSIEPSDRVRNPSSVKLLGIPWNSRTDTLLIPLKTASANVYSKRTALSACSSTFDPLGLLTPFLVPFKVFIQDIWKKEYQWDTPFDQEDHQRWDELVQQLKHPLPPIPRFIASANRNTTYELAVFGDASQRLFACCAYLISRSPSTTSSQLIMAKSLLATAKLQMTMPRLELLASLISVRLARFLHHQLHLKIRTIHFFSDSKIALHWIHSSRPLKRFVQNRVNEIRTILTTFHKTDVQTKFYYVQSDSNPADCATRGLSTADAVNHIWWHGPSFLCSPQSDWPKADTDFALPQDLCPEAEHEFQALSVLPTQPYESPLRFRATSSYLKLIRSTAYVLKFIKALFLRTRIRNYTLNLATVVLSKDVSASEITNAETLLIMEHYRESESTLKRLPLYKYNAHRAADGLIRCPNRLDHARTSSQSSAPILLIPEHHFVHLLVMYHHKTRFHSGVHATIAALRTSYFIPSIKTTITRILRLCTVCRRAQGHAYRYPEMPSLPPERVNRSRPFQKVGLDYLGPLYYRDQLHSQAKIWICLFTCMATRAVHFELVHNNTAFEFLLAFRRFIARRGTPDLIISDNATTFRSANDSLQSTIYNRKAIEKISTQLANRKIEWRFITPLSPWKGGFYERLVGLFKSAFKKAIKHTLLPLSQFQTLVAEIEAVLNSRPLLSISDTSSSPHVLRPIDFVSPQVELQLPSPHHNPLYIPPNRLSEWYKETLAVLNNFWDIWYKDYLSAISARHQHRIHQGRSSPLIPSVGDVVLIADKNVPRGQWPLAIITTIHRTKSNIPRSATVRIANGHELQRSINQLHPLEISAKEDPRPKKSRQQLQPTRIQPPRAAKRVRFALGTKRA, translated from the coding sequence ATGTTAGCCCTTAAGCGTCTTCAGAGCCAATACCGTTCTTTCCAAACCAAACCAACCCTTTGGAAAACATATACCGCAACCTTTACGGACTACCTGGAGCAGGGCATAATAGAGGAGGTCGACGAGCATCAGTTCGACGACCACAGAGTCTATTATATCCCGCATCAGGCAGTCATAAAGGAAACATCGGCCACCACTAAATTGAGAGTCGTGTTCGATGCGTCCTCCCACTACAGAGGCGCACCGAGCTTAAACGACTGTCTCCACTCTGGCCCCGCAATCCTACCAGACATGGTAGGAATCCTCCTCCGTAGCCGCTTAACACCCTATCTCCTTATTGCCGACGTAGAGAAGGCTTTCCTCCAGATTCGTCTACAACGTAATCAACGGGATGCCACTCGTTTCCTTTGGCTTCGCAACCCTAACCTACCACCAACTGCGGATAATCTTCGGATCTTCCGGTTTACCCGCGTACCATTCGGTATAACCGCATCACCATTCCTTTTAGCCGCATCCATACTGTATTACCTCCATCTTGAACCATCGAAGCCGCTCCACAAGGAGATCGAGGACAACATCTACGTCGACAACATACTTCTTAGTGCCTCGTCCGAGCGACAAGCCATTAAGAAGTACCGCTCTTCCAAATCCCTATTCAACTCCATGCACATGAACCTTCGGGAGTTCTTGTGCAACTCTAACACCGTCAACCAGTCCATAGAGCCATCTGATCGAGTCAGGAATCCATCCTCCGTGAAGCTCCTTGGTATTCCCTGGAATTCACGCACCGACACCCTTCTCATACCACTTAAAACCGCATCCGCGAATGTGTACTCGAAGCGCACAGCGCTCAGTGCATGTTCATCCACCTTTGATCCACTTGGTCTTCTCACACCATTCTTAGTGCCCTTCAAGGTATTCATCCAGGACATCTGGAAGAAGGAATACCAGTGGGACACTCCATTTGACCAAGAGGACCATCAGCGATGGGACGAATTGGTCCAGCAGCTCAAACATCCGTTGCCACCAATTCCACGTTTCATCGCTTCCGCAAACCGCAACACCACTTATGAGCTCGCAGTCTTTGGAGACGCCTCACAACGTCTCTTTGCCTGTTGTGCTTACCTTATTAGCCGCTCACCATCAACCACTTCTTCACAGCTAATCATGGCTAAGTCATTGTTAGCAACGGCTAAACTCCAGATGACTATGCCACGATTAGAGTTGCTCGCATCCCTAATAAGTGTGCGTCTAGCACGCTTCCTCCATCACCAACTCCATCTTAAAATCCGCACTATCCACTTCTTTTCTGACTCGAAGATAGCGCTCCATTGGATCCACTCATCTCGTCCACTTAAACGGTTCGTTCAGAATCGAGTGAACGAGATCCGCACCATTCTAACCACTTTCCACAAGACAGACGTTCAGACGAAGTTCTACTATGTGCAGTCAGACTCTAATCCAGCTGACTGTGCAACTCGTGGACTTTCGACCGCTGACGCTGTCAACCACATCTGGTGGCATGGACCATCTTTCCTTTGTTCTCCACAGTCGGATTGGCCTAAGGCCGATACGGACTTTGCCCTACCTCAGGATCTTTGTCCTGAGGCGGAGCACGAGTTTCAGGCTCTTAGTGTCCTTCCGACACAACCATATGAATCACCACTTCGCTTCCGTGCCACTAGTAGTTACCTTAAGCTCATCCGTTCAACCGCGTATGTGCTTAAGTTCATCAAAGCGCTATTCCTAAGAACCCGCATCCGCAATTACACCCTTAACCTAGCCACTGTTGTACTGTCCAAGGACGTTTCAGCCTCGGAAATCACCAACGCGGAAACTCTCCTCATTATGGAGCATTACCGCGAGAGTGAATCCACGTTGAAACGACTACCATTGTACAAGTACAACGCTCACCGCGCTGCAGATGGATTGATTCGATGTCCGAATCGATTAGACCATGCTCGGACTTCGTCTCAGTCATCTGCACCTATCCTTCTTATTCCGGAGCACCACTTTGTCCATCTTCTCGTTATGTACCACCACAAAACCAGGTTCCATTCAGGTGTTCATGCCACAATAGCCGCTCTCCGCACATCATATTTCATCCCTTCCATCAAAACCACCATCACCAGAATCCTTCGGCTCTGTACAGTATGTAGAAGAGCCCAAGGACACGCTTACCGCTATCCTGAGATGCCTAGTCTCCCTCCGGAACGAGTCAACCGCTCTAGACCGTTCCAGAAGGTTGGACTAGACTACTTAGGACCACTTTATTATAGAGATCAGCTCCATTCTCAGGCCAAGATTTGGATCTGTCTCTTCACCTGCATGGCAACCCGCGCTGTACATTTCGAGTTAGTCCACAACAACACCGCATTCGAGTTTTTACTCGCCTTTCGCCGTTTCATTGCTCGCAGAGGCACTCCGGACCTCATTATCAGCGACAATGCCACCACTTTCCGCTCAGCTAACGATTCCCTACAAAGCACCATCTATAACCGCAAAGCCATAGAAAAGATATCCACTCAACTCGCCAACCGCAAGATCGAATGGAGGTTCATCACTCCTCTTTCCCCATGGAAAGGAGGATTTTATGAACGTCTAGTCGGTCTCTTCAAATCCGCATTCAAAAAAGCCATCAAACATACCCTATTACCACTTTCGCAATTTCAGACCCTGGTTGCAGAAATTGAAGCAGTGCTCAACTCCAGACCACTTTTATCCATCAGTGACACATCATCTTCACCGCATGTCCTTCGACCAATAGATTTCGTCTCACCGCAAGTGGAACTCCAATTACCATCTCCGCACCACAACCCTCTCTACATCCCTCCAAACCGTCTTTCCGAATGGTACAAGGAGACACTTGCCGTATTGAACAACTTCTGGGACATTTGGTACAAGGACTACTTATCCGCAATATCCGCACGTCACCAACACCGCATCCATCAAGGAAGGTCCAGTCCACTCATTCCATCGGTAGGAGACGTTGTTCTCATTGCCGATAAGAATGTTCCACGTGGACAATGGCCTTTAGCCATTATAACCACTATCCACCGCACCAAATCCAACATACCAAGATCAGCCACTGTCCGCATTGCAAACGGTCATGAGTTGCAGAGATCGATCAATCAACTACATCCATTGGAGATTTCTGCAAAGGAAGACCCACGACCGAAGAAGAGCCGCCAACAACTGCAACCCACAAGGATCCAACCACCACGAGCAGCCAAACGGGTACGATT